A genomic stretch from Phycisphaerae bacterium includes:
- a CDS encoding PEP-CTERM sorting domain-containing protein: MQSLGGGIAYGVSADGSVIAGYSGSGSASQAFRWTAQTGRVALGYFPGSPQQFSRAYGVSGDGTLVLGSAARSTIDDDPVTWTPDTGYVSLGNVPGGHDGKGEAWDSSTDGSVIVGNTFGPLYEQAFIWRNETGMSLLSGQPDDFLAQTASAVSSDGTVVVGWGAPLSSLGSLEAYRWTSGGGVQRLGDLPQGDFESIARDVSGDGSLVVGQSVTGQYSIDFEAFIWDANYGMRNLRDVLVNDFGLDLSGWRLIDAWGISSDGNTIVGYGTNPSGFQESWRAVIPEPAALSLAALGLLLSSLRRRRTRARR, translated from the coding sequence ATGCAATCTCTGGGGGGCGGAATCGCCTATGGCGTCTCAGCCGATGGCTCGGTCATCGCTGGTTACAGCGGGTCCGGCTCGGCAAGCCAAGCATTCCGATGGACTGCACAAACCGGCAGGGTGGCGTTGGGCTACTTTCCCGGCTCGCCACAACAGTTCAGCCGGGCATATGGAGTTTCGGGAGACGGGACGCTGGTTCTCGGGTCGGCGGCGCGCAGCACGATTGACGATGATCCCGTGACGTGGACGCCGGATACCGGCTATGTGAGTCTTGGAAACGTCCCTGGCGGCCACGACGGAAAGGGCGAAGCGTGGGACTCTTCGACTGATGGATCTGTCATTGTAGGGAATACTTTTGGTCCGCTTTACGAACAGGCGTTCATCTGGCGGAACGAAACGGGAATGTCGCTACTTAGCGGTCAACCCGACGACTTCCTGGCACAAACCGCTTCGGCAGTTTCCAGCGATGGAACTGTCGTGGTTGGCTGGGGAGCTCCCCTGTCGAGTCTCGGGTCGCTGGAGGCGTATCGCTGGACATCAGGAGGTGGCGTTCAGCGACTCGGCGATCTGCCCCAAGGCGATTTCGAGAGTATTGCAAGAGACGTATCGGGTGACGGAAGTCTCGTCGTTGGGCAATCGGTTACGGGCCAATACTCCATCGACTTCGAGGCGTTTATTTGGGATGCCAATTACGGCATGCGCAACCTCCGCGACGTACTTGTTAATGACTTCGGCCTGGACCTCAGTGGGTGGAGGTTGATCGACGCGTGGGGAATCTCCTCTGATGGCAACACGATCGTCGGATACGGCACTAACCCCAGCGGTTTTCAGGAAAGTTGGCGGGCGGTCATCCCCGAACCTGCCGCGCTGTCGCTGGCAGCGCTCGGTCTCTTGCTGTCGAGCCTCCGGCGCCGGCGGACCCGCGCCCGACGTTAG
- a CDS encoding NAD(P)-dependent oxidoreductase produces MKLAVDDAIWSAPGLFAPLGEVSTFAGRNVSAAQIANADALVVRSVTRVDERLLAGSRVRFVGTASSGADHIDTHYLAAHGIAFADAAGCNSRTVAEYVLAALLHLARRAAIDLAEKTLGVVGVGRIGSLVAEWGESLGMRVLLCDPPKEALAEAQRRGGAESFVSFDQIAAESDAITLHVPLTRAGSYATIGMVNAAWLARVKRGAILINTSRGEVVEETALLAAAEANRIGPLVLDVWRGEPAIDPALARAAAIATPHVAGYSLEARRRAALMIRERLAEFLGEGKAPALPVTSDKAELSRPLAGATLADIALQATGLVETDRAMREWIKSGSAAGGFDAQRARCVRRREFSAYAVENQSLDERSHNLLRIWGFRP; encoded by the coding sequence ATGAAGCTGGCAGTGGATGACGCTATCTGGAGTGCACCGGGGCTCTTTGCCCCCTTGGGCGAGGTCTCCACTTTTGCCGGTCGCAACGTCAGCGCCGCGCAGATTGCCAACGCCGACGCCCTCGTCGTCCGTTCGGTCACGCGGGTGGACGAGCGCCTGCTGGCGGGCTCGCGCGTGCGGTTCGTCGGGACGGCCAGTTCGGGGGCCGATCACATCGACACGCACTATCTCGCCGCGCACGGAATCGCCTTTGCCGACGCCGCGGGCTGCAACAGCCGGACCGTCGCCGAGTACGTGCTCGCGGCGCTGCTGCACCTGGCCCGGCGCGCGGCAATCGACCTGGCGGAGAAGACGCTGGGCGTCGTCGGCGTCGGGCGGATCGGCTCGCTCGTCGCCGAATGGGGCGAGTCGCTGGGGATGCGCGTGCTCCTGTGCGATCCACCGAAAGAAGCTCTCGCCGAGGCGCAGAGGCGCGGAGGTGCGGAATCTTTCGTCAGCTTTGACCAGATCGCCGCCGAATCGGACGCGATCACGCTGCACGTCCCGCTGACACGCGCGGGGTCGTACGCCACAATCGGGATGGTGAACGCTGCATGGCTCGCGCGCGTGAAGCGCGGGGCGATCCTCATCAACACTTCCCGCGGCGAAGTCGTGGAGGAGACCGCGCTGCTCGCCGCGGCGGAGGCCAACCGCATCGGCCCGCTCGTGCTCGACGTCTGGCGCGGCGAGCCGGCGATCGATCCGGCGCTCGCGCGGGCGGCGGCGATCGCCACGCCGCACGTCGCGGGCTATTCGCTCGAGGCGCGCAGGCGGGCGGCGCTGATGATCCGCGAGCGCTTGGCGGAGTTTTTGGGGGAGGGCAAAGCTCCCGCTTTGCCCGTCACGAGCGACAAAGCAGAGCTTTCTCGTCCCCTGGCCGGTGCCACACTCGCCGACATCGCCCTCCAGGCGACGGGTCTCGTGGAGACCGATCGGGCAATGCGGGAGTGGATCAAGAGCGGAAGTGCGGCCGGAGGGTTTGATGCACAGCGGGCGCGGTGCGTCCGGCGGCGTGAATTTTCCGCGTATGCGGTTGAGAACCAGTCACTTGATGAACGATCGCATAATCTCCTGCGGATTTGGGGGTTTCGCCCATAG
- a CDS encoding SUMF1/EgtB/PvdO family nonheme iron enzyme gives MSQFVGLNGFGRLDSARREHGRPPPVGLCGAGGMVFTALLVVAFSSSRAPADIAIETVHVANPGNSPDTRHELPGYGAVGYAYDMGKYELTMGQYAAFLNAVAGVDTYGLYSFSMNGGGDSWGGGIFRHGSTTRTYSVTPGYENRPVSYVSFGDALRFANWMHNGQPTGAQGPTTTEDGSYFLNGATSLAALLAVTRKPGATWAIPSENEWYKTAYHKNDGATDNYWEYPTSSDSMTSDMANTESTFLHPLIVGSYAYPSAYGTFDQAGNVNEWNESVIEGLYRGVRGGAFNNDDYTSAAGNRYSLDPTLERSNLGFRIAMVPEPGSLIMAAVAALAVPKRRKKRHGISRR, from the coding sequence ATGTCACAATTTGTTGGATTGAACGGGTTTGGTCGGTTGGATTCCGCGCGCCGGGAGCATGGGCGACCCCCGCCGGTCGGCTTGTGCGGCGCGGGGGGAATGGTGTTCACCGCCCTCCTCGTGGTCGCCTTCTCTTCCAGTCGGGCCCCGGCGGACATCGCGATCGAAACCGTGCATGTCGCCAACCCGGGAAACTCGCCGGATACGCGCCACGAACTACCCGGCTACGGCGCGGTGGGCTATGCGTACGACATGGGCAAATACGAATTGACGATGGGTCAGTATGCGGCGTTCCTCAACGCCGTGGCCGGAGTAGATACTTACGGGCTGTACAGCTTTTCGATGAATGGAGGCGGCGACAGTTGGGGAGGCGGGATCTTCCGCCATGGCAGCACCACGCGCACCTATTCGGTAACCCCCGGTTATGAAAATCGGCCGGTCAGCTACGTCTCGTTCGGCGATGCGTTGCGATTCGCCAACTGGATGCACAATGGACAGCCGACGGGCGCCCAGGGGCCGACGACGACCGAGGATGGCTCGTATTTTCTGAACGGCGCGACAAGCCTGGCGGCCCTCTTGGCCGTGACGCGGAAGCCCGGCGCGACCTGGGCCATCCCGTCGGAGAATGAGTGGTACAAGACGGCGTATCACAAAAATGACGGGGCGACCGACAATTATTGGGAATACCCCACCAGCAGCGATTCCATGACCAGCGATATGGCCAATACCGAATCGACTTTTTTGCACCCTCTGATCGTCGGCTCCTACGCCTACCCCAGCGCCTACGGCACGTTCGACCAGGCGGGAAACGTCAACGAGTGGAACGAGTCGGTCATCGAAGGGTTGTATCGCGGCGTTCGCGGCGGAGCGTTTAATAATGACGATTACACGTCAGCGGCGGGTAACCGCTATTCCCTCGACCCGACGCTGGAACGAAGCAACTTGGGGTTTCGAATTGCGATGGTTCCCGAGCCCGGCAGCTTGATCATGGCGGCGGTAGCGGCGCTTGCCGTTCCAAAACGAAGGAAGAAGCGACATGGGATATCCCGCCGTTGA
- a CDS encoding PEP-CTERM sorting domain-containing protein: MKTARMLALAALMTVAISASANAGGFVWAEASGGTGGGPGAPLLLDCDTSAPAPTRCEWLITIFYQTDGYGGGSWSLDLYQDPAFLDKVTVKQFNYSETATNDPSDPANNTAPDSVNANGFLLQSMGSLTFQPTAAGTWPLFQFILSKNKLPGDTNIYNIGIGVGFNEFGGDDSNGYEVVGFGPNPPREGTYTGEAEGNPIITIRNTPEPTTLALVGLGLVGLVRRRR, translated from the coding sequence ATGAAGACAGCAAGAATGTTAGCTTTGGCAGCCCTCATGACCGTCGCGATCTCCGCTTCGGCCAACGCGGGCGGGTTTGTTTGGGCGGAAGCATCGGGAGGCACCGGCGGTGGTCCGGGCGCTCCGTTGCTCTTGGATTGCGACACTTCGGCCCCGGCACCGACGCGCTGCGAATGGCTCATCACGATCTTCTATCAGACCGACGGATACGGTGGTGGAAGCTGGAGCCTCGACCTTTATCAGGATCCTGCCTTTTTGGACAAGGTCACCGTAAAGCAGTTCAACTATTCGGAGACTGCGACCAACGATCCGAGCGATCCGGCCAACAACACTGCTCCCGACAGCGTGAACGCCAATGGCTTTCTCCTTCAATCGATGGGAAGTCTGACGTTCCAGCCGACGGCTGCCGGTACTTGGCCGTTGTTCCAGTTTATCTTGTCGAAGAACAAACTCCCTGGTGACACCAACATCTACAACATCGGAATCGGCGTCGGCTTCAACGAGTTCGGCGGCGATGATTCAAATGGTTACGAGGTTGTTGGGTTCGGCCCGAATCCTCCTCGCGAAGGCACCTACACGGGCGAGGCGGAAGGCAACCCGATTATCACGATCCGCAACACGCCGGAGCCCACCACGCTCGCGCTGGTCGGACTCGGCTTGGTCGGCCTCGTTCGCCGACGCCGCTAA